CTGACGCGTCAGCATTAGAAGCGGATTGACGGCGAAACACCTCAGATACCAAGAATTATCTGACGTGTTGTTGGGTAGTATAGCAATTTTTAGGAGTAGCAATGACGACGACGACGACAAACTTTAGCCATCTGGCGCAAAGCCTGGCCACTCTGGGCAACGAGACGCGCCTCAGCATGCTCGGTTATCTTAAGGCGAATCCAGGCGCAAGCGTGGAGGACCTGGTTGCTTTTCTTGAGCTGCCGCAATCCGTAGTATCGCGCCATCTCATGGCCCTGCGCAGAGCTGGCGTAGTAGCCTTTGATGAACGGGGATCGAGTGCCTTTAAGACACACCGGTACTCGTTGAAAAGCGAGATCATCCAGGATGACGCAGAGGCGTTGGCAGCGTTGGCTTCATAGGAGAGGAGTGGTGGGACGTGAAGCGGCAGCGGTTGAGGTTTCTTAACCTGTGAAAAGTTGGAACTCAAACCGCTGCCGTTGATGACCGCCATCAGGTATGATGATGTTCACCTGGGAGCCTGCGGCACACGTTGGGGCAGCCGTAGGTTGTTGTTACTATTATCCATTATAATCCATTATTTTTCAAGTCTATTCAATGCCCCTCATTGTATTTCATAGGGGGAGTTCTGTGTGAAAGCAACGCTCCATAAATCAAAGAAATTCATCGTCTGTGACGACGATTTCTTGCAATTGGCACACAAACGCCTGGCAGGTGCCATGGCCCTGCGGGTCAGCGAGGTAAAAACTGACGAACTTATTGAGTACTACCGCGACGCCTGGCCGGACATGCCAGCCGATGCGTTTCCAGAGGAGGATTTTTTGTGGTTCGATGCCGATTATCAGACGTTCAGCGCGTGGACGCTGCGCATCCGCTGTCGCACGATGCTCGTGGAAATGCTTTGCAATGGGAAGAAGCACACCGGCTTGCTGATAAGCGAAGGGTATCTTAGAAGCCGTTGGGTCTACTATGAAGATCCAGAACATCGCTCTACCACAAAGAACAACCAGGTGCGCTCCACCACAAAGGGCCGTGCCTACGTCGTGACCGACGAGAAAGGAAGCTACCAGGTGGAGGGCGAGGAACAGCCACGCAACGCGCCCAAAGATGGCTTTGTCTATCGACGGCGGCAGTGGTTGTACGATATCGACTGTATCAACACGGCGATCGCGAGGCTGAATGGGGAAACGGCGGAGATCGAACCCGTGCAACGATGGAGGCCACCGAAAGAAGGGAATAATGGGGAAGCCACCAGGCAGGCGAAACGATTGACGACGACGACGACAGCCAGCGCCTCCCCTACATCTACATCGGTTGTTCCTCCTGTTCAAGGGGGTACCATGAATCCAGGTGGGCACCAAGGTGTATCTGCTGAAAGTCAGTCTAGCATGACTAACCATGTAATGCAAGCCATTTCCGTAGATATACTGACGGCTTCCTTGACTGCTGAGACGTTCATCGCTCTCGCCTCGGCCATTCCTGGTCTCACGGTACCACGCCGCGAAGACTGCGATGAGCTGGCGTGGCAGCGCGATGTTTCCCTGCCAGCGCAACAACTTTTGTTGTTACCCAAGGTGATGCAGCATCTGGCTAGGGGGGAGCATGATCGCGCCTGGCAGTACATCGAAGACGTACTACGCTACATGGTGTCGCCTGGCAGTCCGTCGTGGTGGCAGACGCAGCGAGCGCGGAAGACGCCGATTACGCTGCGCCACGCAGCCAAAGAGTTCGCGACGCAGCTGCGTGATATGGAGGCCAAGATAGAGATGCACCTCTGGCATACGTCGGAGTCGCTGCCTTACACGGGTCCAGCCGTCTGCTGGGATTACAACGGGCAGCTTCCTGGCATGAGCGTAGAGGTGGCAACGCAGCTCTACGAAGAGATTCGTGCTACGCATCCGTCGCTTGCCCTGGCGTGCGGTGCCTTTCCTGAGAGTCCAGAGCTTTTCGCCGTCGGCATCCAGTACGCGCCCGATGATGCCTATCTGGATTTCTACGATCCGGAGGAGTGGCGCCGACGGGGCCCTGAAATCGAGGAGAAAGTGCAGTTAGCCCTGGCCTTTGCCGAGGCGTTGGCTGAGATGAACGCTGAGAGCGGAGGCGGCAACCAGGAGAGCCAGGGTCCGCCTGGTGACAACTAAATAGAATGGAGAAGAGGCATGGTACCACCAAAGAAAACCGAACGCTTAAAGAATTATCGTAGCCAGGCGTCGGAAACCTCGATTTTCGAGGCCATCCGCAAGGCATTAGCGACGCACAAAGCCAGGCGCATCACCTTCGATTCCGACGATGAGGGCCAGGCGATAGGCATTGAATTTTCCGTTGTGGTGCAGGGTACC
Above is a genomic segment from Chloroflexota bacterium containing:
- a CDS encoding helix-turn-helix transcriptional regulator, which translates into the protein MTTTTTNFSHLAQSLATLGNETRLSMLGYLKANPGASVEDLVAFLELPQSVVSRHLMALRRAGVVAFDERGSSAFKTHRYSLKSEIIQDDAEALAALAS